A single region of the Oleispira antarctica RB-8 genome encodes:
- the rpoS gene encoding RNA polymerase sigma factor RpoS — translation MAAQQEISAETFDDVIEAPTKAKAKKPAAPVERTSKASQERFIAEPSAAKALDATQLYLNEIGFSPLLSPEEEVHFARLARKGDEKGRKRMIESNLRLVVKISRRYVNRGLSLLDLIEEGNLGLIRAVEKFDPERGFRFSTYATWWIRQTIERAIMNQTRTIRLPIHVVKELNVYLRAARELAQKLDHEPSAEEIADLLDRPVADVKRMLALNERVTSVDTPLGPNSDKCLLDTVADDRSADPCTTLQNNDITGSLSDWLDELTEKQREVVSRRFGLRGYETSTLEEVGREIGLTRERVRQIQVEALKRLREIMEGQGLNASTIFGDA, via the coding sequence ATGGCAGCTCAACAAGAAATCAGTGCAGAAACCTTCGATGACGTAATTGAAGCACCGACGAAAGCGAAAGCAAAAAAACCAGCAGCGCCTGTCGAGCGAACAAGCAAGGCTTCACAAGAGCGATTTATCGCTGAGCCAAGTGCCGCCAAAGCCTTAGATGCAACGCAACTTTATTTAAATGAAATTGGCTTCTCGCCACTTTTGTCTCCAGAAGAAGAAGTGCACTTTGCTCGTCTAGCCCGTAAAGGCGACGAGAAAGGTCGTAAGCGCATGATTGAAAGTAACTTGCGCTTAGTAGTGAAAATTTCACGTCGTTATGTCAATCGTGGTTTATCACTATTAGATTTGATTGAAGAAGGCAACTTAGGCTTGATTCGCGCCGTAGAGAAGTTTGATCCTGAGCGTGGCTTCCGTTTTTCTACCTACGCTACTTGGTGGATTCGTCAGACGATTGAACGTGCCATCATGAACCAAACCCGCACCATTCGTTTACCGATTCACGTGGTGAAAGAACTTAATGTGTATTTGCGTGCTGCTCGTGAGCTGGCACAGAAATTAGACCATGAACCTTCAGCAGAAGAAATTGCAGACCTATTAGATCGCCCAGTTGCTGACGTTAAGCGTATGTTGGCGTTAAATGAGCGTGTGACCTCTGTCGATACGCCTCTTGGACCAAACTCCGATAAATGCCTATTGGATACCGTTGCTGATGACCGCAGCGCAGATCCTTGTACAACTCTTCAAAATAACGATATTACCGGTAGTCTTTCCGATTGGTTGGATGAGTTAACTGAGAAGCAACGTGAGGTTGTGTCCCGTCGTTTTGGGCTTCGCGGTTATGAGACAAGCACTTTGGAAGAAGTTGGCCGTGAGATTGGTTTAACGCGTGAACGTGTGCGCCAGATTCAGGTTGAAGCATTAAAGCGTCTACGTGAAATTATGGAAGGCCAAGGTTTGAATGCGAGTACAATTTTTGGTGACGCATAA
- a CDS encoding Peptidase M23/LysM domain protein. By similarity, which yields MCQKNNFRNQMFQTATYVSIIAICVVMTGCLSSREFISTEEKFSKSKKATGFHIVEKGDTLFSIAWTYGWDYRELANTNSIVKPYTIYAGQKIDIVSPPQVKKSAIISSAGKSSKWRPKKEKAANRTVTTRLNTPVKPSLGTQKGWRWPAKGKVIERFLANDSQNKGIDIAGKLGESVNAAAAGTVVYAGKGLRGYGNLVIIKHDAKFLSAYAHTSRILVREKEKIKAGQIIAEIGSTGTNRVKLHFEIRRNGRPVDPLQFLPKWHSGGG from the coding sequence ATGTGTCAAAAAAATAACTTTCGAAACCAAATGTTTCAGACTGCAACTTATGTATCAATCATCGCAATTTGTGTAGTTATGACAGGTTGTCTAAGTAGTCGCGAATTCATATCAACTGAAGAGAAGTTCAGTAAAAGTAAAAAGGCGACGGGTTTTCATATAGTGGAAAAAGGTGACACTTTGTTCTCCATTGCATGGACATATGGGTGGGATTATCGCGAGTTAGCTAACACTAACTCAATCGTTAAACCTTACACCATCTATGCAGGGCAGAAAATTGACATAGTAAGTCCCCCACAGGTTAAAAAATCAGCAATTATTAGCAGTGCCGGAAAATCGTCGAAATGGAGACCTAAGAAGGAAAAGGCTGCTAATCGTACAGTAACAACCCGTCTTAATACGCCAGTTAAACCGTCATTAGGTACCCAAAAGGGGTGGAGATGGCCTGCTAAAGGTAAGGTTATAGAGCGCTTTTTAGCCAATGATTCACAAAACAAGGGTATTGATATCGCCGGTAAATTGGGGGAATCTGTAAATGCAGCTGCGGCAGGGACGGTCGTTTATGCAGGGAAGGGACTTCGTGGTTATGGCAATTTAGTGATCATAAAACACGATGCAAAATTCCTCAGTGCATACGCCCATACAAGCCGCATTTTGGTCCGCGAGAAAGAAAAAATTAAAGCGGGGCAGATAATTGCCGAAATAGGATCTACTGGGACGAATCGAGTGAAACTCCACTTTGAGATTCGTCGAAATGGCAGACCAGTAGACCCCCTTCAGTTTTTGCCGAAATGGCACTCTGGAGGAGGATGA
- the pcm gene encoding Protein-L-isoaspartate O-methyltransferase has protein sequence MNDQQLAGIGMTSQRTRNRLIQRLRERGIENQQVLDVMASTPRHIFIDEALAHRAYEDTSLPIGNGQTISQPYIVAKMTELLLAAGPLNNVLEVGTGSGYQTAILAPLVKRLYSVERIEPLLNKAKQRIRQLRLNNVSFKLSDGHWGWEQSGPYDGIIAAAAPEKIPQGLLDQMTEGGRMILPVGGENQSLVLVTRNGDQWQRTVLEEVNFVPFLTGIKKS, from the coding sequence GTGAATGATCAGCAATTAGCTGGCATAGGGATGACCTCTCAGCGTACGCGTAATCGCTTAATACAGAGATTACGCGAGCGCGGCATTGAAAATCAACAAGTATTAGACGTGATGGCTTCAACTCCGCGCCATATATTTATTGATGAAGCGCTAGCGCATCGTGCTTACGAAGATACCTCTTTGCCTATTGGTAATGGTCAAACCATTAGCCAACCTTATATCGTTGCTAAAATGACCGAGCTATTATTGGCTGCAGGCCCATTAAACAATGTGTTGGAAGTCGGTACGGGGTCAGGTTATCAAACGGCTATTTTGGCTCCCTTGGTAAAAAGACTTTATAGTGTCGAACGCATTGAGCCATTGTTGAATAAAGCTAAGCAACGTATCCGCCAATTAAGATTGAATAATGTCAGCTTTAAGCTTTCTGATGGACATTGGGGGTGGGAGCAGTCAGGTCCTTATGACGGTATTATTGCTGCAGCTGCACCAGAAAAGATACCACAGGGTCTTTTAGATCAGATGACGGAGGGTGGCCGTATGATTTTACCGGTAGGGGGTGAAAATCAATCCTTGGTATTGGTGACTCGTAATGGTGATCAGTGGCAGAGAACTGTATTAGAAGAGGTGAATTTTGTGCCTTTTTTAACGGGAATTAAAAAATCTTAA
- the surE gene encoding 5\'-nucleotidase SurE, with the protein MAFLLSNDDGAHAPGLAQLARSLKEAGFECHVIAPDRDRSGVSNSLTLDRPLHPLYLDNGFIAINGTPTDCVHLGLNALYRGDEFAIERVIAGINSGANLGDDVIYSGTVAAAMEGRFLDKAPIAISLVGKTHFATAAKVLVSLLPQIEALSLPERTIININVPDVPFEQLKGIEVTRLGHRMRSDNPVLTTNPRGKECYWISAAGEGADAGEGTDFYAIEQGKVSITPIQADMTHGNALECLSQLTGI; encoded by the coding sequence ATGGCCTTTCTCTTATCCAATGATGATGGTGCTCACGCTCCTGGGTTGGCTCAACTAGCGCGCTCTCTAAAAGAAGCAGGTTTTGAGTGCCATGTTATCGCACCCGACCGAGATCGCAGTGGGGTTTCTAACTCGCTAACACTTGATCGACCTTTGCATCCTTTGTATTTAGATAATGGCTTTATTGCGATTAATGGTACTCCGACAGACTGTGTACACCTAGGTTTAAATGCTTTGTATCGTGGCGACGAGTTCGCCATAGAGCGTGTTATTGCAGGTATTAATTCAGGCGCAAATCTAGGTGACGATGTTATTTACTCTGGCACCGTTGCCGCTGCGATGGAAGGGCGCTTTTTAGATAAAGCCCCGATTGCGATTTCGCTGGTTGGCAAAACACACTTTGCTACGGCCGCTAAGGTATTGGTCTCTTTGCTGCCACAAATAGAAGCCCTATCGCTGCCCGAGCGAACGATTATTAATATTAATGTGCCAGACGTTCCGTTCGAACAATTAAAAGGAATAGAAGTTACACGCCTAGGTCATAGAATGCGTTCCGACAACCCTGTGCTAACAACCAATCCTCGCGGCAAAGAATGTTATTGGATATCGGCGGCAGGTGAAGGTGCTGATGCGGGCGAAGGCACCGACTTTTATGCTATTGAGCAAGGGAAAGTCAGTATTACGCCAATTCAAGCAGATATGACTCATGGAAATGCATTAGAATGCTTATCCCAGCTAACGGGTATTTAA
- the truD gene encoding tRNA pseudouridine synthase D has translation MWNFDWPKAYPETNAHGILKLTPEDFQVDEIPLMSPKGEGEHIYLHIKKREVNTHWVARLLSEEFGVKEHDVSYAGQKDRYAVTTQWFSIYAPKIERVLEARPFPEEDIEILVQTRHTKKLRRGDLIGNRFNIVLRNIKSSETSDSLPATDAASLQKTIEHNLQQIKLNGVPNYFGLQRFGRGGGNMDQALAMLTGQRREKNRQKKGIYLSAARSYIFNQVLAARIEQGLWGQAMAGDIDVSANETQDANKATAPMWGRGRLNSHTETLALEQAISEPLQDLCNGMEHAGLNQERREIVSSIENMQWQWLENSDSSADLNISFALASGHYATSVLQEFMQVEEPERYEETPFVYNQSKPEGELESEKQIKETHNQEESK, from the coding sequence ATGTGGAATTTTGATTGGCCAAAAGCCTACCCTGAAACAAATGCTCATGGCATTTTAAAACTTACGCCAGAAGATTTTCAGGTTGATGAAATTCCACTGATGTCACCTAAAGGCGAGGGTGAACATATTTATCTTCATATTAAAAAACGTGAAGTGAATACACATTGGGTTGCGCGGTTATTATCTGAAGAGTTTGGCGTTAAAGAGCATGACGTTAGCTACGCAGGGCAAAAAGATCGCTACGCGGTGACCACGCAATGGTTCAGTATCTATGCACCGAAAATTGAAAGAGTATTAGAAGCACGCCCCTTTCCAGAAGAAGATATTGAAATACTCGTGCAAACCCGTCATACCAAAAAGTTACGTCGTGGTGATCTGATTGGTAATCGTTTTAATATTGTATTACGGAACATTAAGTCTTCAGAAACTTCTGATTCCTTACCCGCGACTGATGCGGCTAGCTTGCAGAAAACGATTGAACATAATCTGCAACAAATAAAACTAAACGGCGTGCCGAATTATTTTGGTCTACAGCGTTTTGGCCGCGGTGGCGGCAATATGGATCAGGCGCTGGCTATGTTAACGGGCCAACGTCGAGAAAAGAACCGCCAAAAGAAAGGTATATATTTATCTGCGGCACGTTCTTACATTTTTAATCAGGTTTTAGCGGCACGTATTGAACAAGGTCTTTGGGGTCAAGCAATGGCTGGGGATATAGATGTCTCAGCTAACGAAACTCAAGATGCTAATAAAGCCACCGCGCCGATGTGGGGTCGTGGACGTTTAAATTCACACACTGAAACCTTAGCGCTTGAGCAGGCGATCTCAGAGCCTTTACAAGATCTATGTAATGGTATGGAGCACGCAGGTCTAAATCAAGAGCGTCGTGAAATTGTGTCGAGCATTGAAAATATGCAATGGCAGTGGCTAGAAAATTCAGACAGTTCTGCTGACTTGAATATCAGCTTTGCATTGGCTTCAGGTCATTACGCTACTTCAGTATTACAAGAATTCATGCAGGTTGAAGAGCCTGAGCGCTATGAAGAAACTCCTTTTGTTTACAACCAAAGCAAGCCTGAAGGCGAGTTGGAAAGTGAAAAGCAGATAAAAGAAACGCACAATCAAGAAGAGAGTAAATAA
- the ispF gene encoding 2-C-methyl-D-erythritol 2,4-cyclodiphosphate synthase encodes MRIGHGFDVHKFGEGDFITLGGVKIPYSQGLIAHSDGDVVLHALCDGLLGACALGDIGKHFPDTDEEFSGADSRGLLRHVMTLVKEQGYQIGNVDITIIAQAPKMAPHIETMRERIAEDLNCTLNQVNVKATTTEKLGFEGRKEGISVHAVALLVNI; translated from the coding sequence ATGCGTATTGGTCATGGTTTTGATGTACATAAATTTGGTGAAGGTGATTTCATTACCCTAGGAGGCGTGAAAATTCCTTATAGCCAAGGTCTGATAGCACATTCAGATGGTGATGTCGTCTTGCATGCCTTATGTGATGGGTTATTAGGTGCATGTGCATTAGGCGATATCGGAAAGCACTTTCCTGATACGGATGAAGAATTTTCAGGTGCTGATAGTCGAGGATTATTACGTCACGTTATGACACTAGTCAAAGAGCAGGGTTATCAAATAGGCAATGTTGATATCACTATTATTGCTCAAGCTCCAAAAATGGCGCCGCATATTGAAACCATGCGTGAGCGAATTGCCGAAGATCTTAACTGCACATTAAACCAAGTAAACGTTAAAGCAACAACTACAGAAAAGCTCGGCTTCGAAGGCCGTAAAGAAGGCATCTCTGTTCATGCTGTTGCCTTGCTAGTGAATATCTAA
- the ispD gene encoding 2-C-methyl-D-erythritol 4-phosphate cytidylyltransferase codes for MSSSLIDTWLVLPAAGIGSRMQADRPKQYLSMTVKGVTKTVIEFTLDHLLSYPYFKHSNIASAGFYKAIVVVTKGDPYWQEISTARGYDKHERILVVYGGSERCYSVLNALIAISQFENSEKKKDSDPSWVAVHDVARPCLSYHDLDALFSAVEDYPDGGILAAPVRDTMKRGGITESTSMTKSKVCSVIDHTVNREQLWHALTPQMFPLNSLLDNLQVALADGFEVTDEASAMEYGGAKPKLVDGRSDNLKITRPEDLTLAEFYLNNF; via the coding sequence ATGTCCTCCAGTTTAATTGATACATGGTTAGTTTTACCGGCAGCGGGCATAGGATCACGTATGCAAGCCGATCGTCCAAAACAGTATTTGTCAATGACAGTAAAAGGGGTGACTAAAACGGTCATCGAGTTCACGTTAGATCATCTTCTTAGTTACCCGTATTTTAAACATTCAAATATTGCTAGTGCTGGATTCTATAAAGCGATTGTAGTCGTCACGAAGGGTGATCCTTATTGGCAAGAAATAAGTACTGCGCGCGGTTATGATAAGCATGAGCGAATTTTGGTTGTTTATGGTGGCAGTGAACGTTGTTATTCAGTGTTGAATGCTTTAATCGCTATCAGCCAATTTGAAAACAGTGAAAAAAAGAAAGACTCTGATCCGTCTTGGGTTGCTGTGCATGACGTTGCTCGACCTTGTTTGTCTTATCATGATTTAGATGCGTTATTTTCAGCGGTAGAGGATTACCCAGACGGTGGTATTTTAGCGGCCCCTGTTCGAGATACTATGAAACGCGGTGGTATTACTGAAAGTACATCGATGACAAAGAGTAAAGTTTGCAGCGTGATTGATCATACGGTCAATCGAGAACAGCTGTGGCACGCACTGACTCCACAGATGTTTCCGTTAAACTCCTTGCTTGATAATTTACAGGTTGCGCTTGCCGATGGTTTTGAAGTGACAGACGAGGCCTCTGCGATGGAATATGGCGGTGCAAAACCTAAGTTGGTTGATGGGCGCAGTGATAACTTGAAAATAACGCGACCAGAAGATTTAACGTTAGCTGAGTTTTATTTAAATAATTTTTAA
- the ftsB gene encoding Cell division protein FtsB homolog — protein sequence MALKWILSLSVPMLLILVLQYRFWWDDTGVAASWQLQHQMTELEQDIAAQQVRNDWLRAEVDDLHRSDELIEEKAREDLGFIGKDESFYLILDKTQ from the coding sequence ATGGCTTTAAAATGGATTTTGTCCTTGTCTGTGCCCATGTTATTAATTCTCGTTTTGCAATACCGTTTTTGGTGGGATGATACTGGGGTCGCTGCAAGCTGGCAGCTGCAGCATCAAATGACTGAGCTTGAGCAAGACATTGCGGCTCAGCAAGTGCGTAATGATTGGTTGCGTGCAGAGGTGGATGATCTTCATCGCAGTGATGAATTGATCGAAGAGAAGGCCCGTGAAGATTTAGGCTTTATTGGTAAAGATGAGAGTTTTTATCTGATTCTTGATAAAACACAATAG